A stretch of Paludisphaera borealis DNA encodes these proteins:
- a CDS encoding FG-GAP repeat domain-containing protein: protein MKKTIIAAYWVFAIAGRLVAGEADAPRAFEFERIVIDADFPGGYQVETADVNGDGKLDVIGLGGDVCAWYENPNWKKRIVTDKRHSPGIISSATADLDGDGKAEIAVAYDFEMNQPRRGKLLLASQGEGLDDPWKITPITDLNSIHRLRWGDLDGDGKLDLLVAPIFGPAAKPPVYEDPAQIVAFTSVDVRDPAKWRLRPLANRPVTHAIEILPSFDEIKRPVVLAANNQGVTLIEASNDKAVARDLVPGAAGDRPKRGGSEIHRGKFKDGRTFLATVEPWHGTDVVVWPRKSTGDLEFGPRTVLDDTLADGHALWVADLNGDGQDEVLAGHRGKDHRVALYDYNADSQSWRRTIVDQAVAPQDLRGGDVDGDGKPDVVTIGGSTHNIVLYRSR, encoded by the coding sequence GTGAAGAAAACCATCATCGCGGCGTACTGGGTGTTCGCGATCGCCGGCCGACTTGTCGCGGGCGAGGCCGACGCGCCTCGGGCTTTCGAATTCGAGCGGATCGTGATCGACGCCGATTTCCCTGGCGGGTATCAGGTCGAAACGGCCGACGTCAACGGCGACGGCAAGCTCGACGTCATTGGGCTGGGAGGCGATGTCTGCGCCTGGTACGAGAACCCGAACTGGAAGAAGCGGATCGTCACCGACAAGCGGCACTCGCCGGGGATCATCAGCAGCGCGACGGCCGACCTCGATGGCGACGGCAAGGCCGAGATCGCCGTCGCCTACGACTTCGAGATGAACCAGCCGCGGCGCGGCAAGCTCTTGCTGGCGTCGCAAGGGGAGGGGCTCGACGATCCCTGGAAGATCACTCCCATCACCGATCTCAACAGTATCCACCGGCTCCGCTGGGGCGATCTCGACGGCGACGGCAAGCTCGACCTGCTTGTCGCGCCGATTTTCGGCCCGGCGGCGAAACCGCCCGTCTACGAAGATCCCGCTCAGATCGTCGCCTTCACTTCGGTCGACGTCCGCGACCCCGCCAAATGGCGGCTCCGCCCACTGGCGAACCGCCCGGTGACACACGCCATCGAGATCCTGCCGTCGTTCGACGAGATCAAGCGGCCCGTCGTCCTGGCGGCGAACAACCAGGGCGTGACGCTGATCGAGGCCAGCAACGACAAGGCCGTCGCGCGCGACCTCGTCCCCGGCGCGGCCGGCGATCGTCCCAAGCGCGGGGGGAGCGAGATTCATCGCGGCAAGTTCAAGGACGGCCGGACGTTCCTGGCGACCGTCGAGCCGTGGCACGGGACCGACGTCGTGGTCTGGCCCCGGAAGTCGACCGGAGACCTCGAATTCGGCCCGCGCACGGTCCTCGACGACACCCTCGCCGACGGCCACGCCCTCTGGGTCGCCGATCTCAACGGCGACGGCCAGGATGAAGTCCTCGCCGGCCATCGCGGCAAGGACCATCGCGTGGCGTTGTATGACTACAACGCCGACTCCCAATCTTGGCGCCGCACGATCGTCGATCAGGCCGTCGCCCCCCAGGACTTGCGCGGCGGCGACGTCGACGGCGATGGCAAGCCCGACGTCGTCACGATCGGCGGCTCGACGCACAACATCGTCCTGTATCGATCGCGGTAG
- a CDS encoding RNA polymerase sigma factor codes for MRRGFQGVALRQFTRLFESGTLSAASDRELLDEFARRRDDAAFEVLLTRYGRLVLNLGRKLLHDPRDVEDAFQATFLVLVRKPPRLRVGESLGPWMSTVAYRVAARARANRIRLNKMKTTDGLEAAASTDSDANSNALALHEELNRLPERLRRPVVCCYLEGLTHERAAERLGCPVGTVRSRLARARSLLHRRLSIRGVAPSVAPLEVLFSSKSVDPPLRLIDLTMRLVASSHVRWPEAGVVSASLLSLANGVVRMMNLKKALVALSVALPLGGVVAVGAAQAYQQAAGDQDKIVVGGRTYVAEPEEPQTVAQTYYVGDLVIRSAPPDRQQGGKPGPSPAAGFDLLPVIKLIEETIAPGTWEVHDSAGKDMSASLGLGQRKDGGPKRRIGTITPFFLSISLIVRHTEETHKQVASLLANVRAVVNGAQTRTSQRVVEAVETGPLGRFTVSTSSGIFVPEPGMDLDSFPPPIAPAELATIKGAPKRLQFLNPNKVRMMKMRGQLKVLQSEMEALEEELMKAEPQNSAPQIPVQDGTPGRDEPKS; via the coding sequence ATGAGACGAGGATTCCAGGGCGTCGCGCTGCGTCAATTTACGAGGCTGTTTGAGTCGGGGACGCTGTCGGCGGCCTCGGACCGCGAACTGCTCGACGAATTCGCGAGGCGGCGCGACGACGCGGCTTTCGAAGTGCTTTTGACGCGGTACGGCCGGCTCGTACTGAACCTCGGTCGCAAGCTGCTGCACGACCCGCGCGACGTCGAGGACGCCTTCCAGGCGACGTTCCTCGTGCTCGTCCGCAAGCCTCCCCGGCTGCGCGTCGGCGAATCGCTCGGCCCGTGGATGTCGACGGTGGCGTACCGCGTGGCCGCCCGCGCCCGGGCGAATCGGATCCGCCTGAACAAGATGAAGACGACCGACGGACTGGAAGCGGCGGCGTCGACGGATTCAGATGCGAATTCAAACGCCCTCGCGCTGCACGAGGAACTGAACCGGCTCCCCGAACGCCTCCGTCGGCCGGTCGTCTGTTGCTACCTCGAAGGCCTGACCCACGAGCGCGCCGCCGAGCGTCTGGGATGCCCCGTGGGGACCGTCCGCAGCCGCTTGGCCCGCGCCCGATCACTGCTGCATCGCCGGCTCTCGATCCGGGGAGTTGCGCCGTCCGTCGCCCCGCTCGAAGTCCTGTTCTCGTCGAAATCGGTCGACCCGCCGCTCCGGCTCATCGATCTGACGATGCGGCTTGTGGCGAGTTCCCATGTCCGTTGGCCCGAGGCGGGCGTCGTCTCGGCTTCCTTACTTTCCCTCGCGAACGGAGTCGTCAGGATGATGAACCTCAAGAAGGCGTTGGTTGCGTTGTCGGTGGCGCTGCCGCTGGGCGGCGTCGTCGCGGTTGGCGCCGCGCAGGCGTACCAGCAGGCGGCGGGAGACCAGGATAAGATCGTAGTCGGCGGCAGGACGTACGTGGCCGAGCCGGAGGAACCGCAGACCGTCGCACAAACGTATTACGTGGGCGACTTGGTCATCCGCTCGGCCCCCCCGGATCGGCAACAGGGCGGAAAGCCTGGGCCGAGCCCCGCCGCCGGTTTCGACCTTCTGCCCGTCATCAAATTGATCGAAGAGACCATCGCGCCGGGAACTTGGGAGGTCCACGACTCTGCCGGCAAGGACATGAGCGCGAGCCTCGGGCTTGGACAAAGAAAGGATGGCGGGCCGAAACGCCGAATCGGAACCATCACGCCCTTTTTCCTGAGCATCTCGCTCATCGTGCGACACACCGAGGAGACTCACAAACAAGTTGCCTCGCTGCTCGCGAACGTCCGCGCCGTCGTAAACGGGGCCCAAACGCGAACTTCCCAACGGGTCGTCGAGGCGGTCGAGACGGGGCCTCTCGGAAGGTTCACCGTGAGCACGAGCAGTGGCATCTTCGTCCCAGAACCCGGAATGGACCTCGATTCCTTTCCGCCGCCCATCGCGCCTGCCGAGCTAGCTACAATCAAGGGCGCGCCGAAGAGGCTTCAATTCCTGAATCCGAATAAGGTCCGGATGATGAAAATGAGAGGCCAGCTCAAGGTGCTCCAGTCCGAGATGGAAGCGCTAGAGGAAGAGCTCATGAAGGCCGAGCCACAGAATTCAGCTCCACAGATTCCAGTCCAAGATGGAACACCTGGACGAGATGAGCCTAAAAGCTGA
- a CDS encoding sirohydrochlorin chelatase, translating to MNAPPDDSTTILLIAHGSRHQPANDDLHAMAARLSETGRHAIVEACFLELAEPDIPTGGGRCVARGARRVLLIPYFLSAGVHLLRDLTAARDALAVAHPKVEFLLGAPLGPHPLLDQLVEVRIDEIGRNVGAVTASALENADRYRPMGDRMEGSG from the coding sequence TTGAACGCCCCCCCCGACGATTCGACTACCATCCTTTTGATCGCCCACGGCAGCCGGCATCAGCCGGCGAATGACGACTTGCACGCGATGGCCGCGCGGCTGTCGGAAACGGGACGTCATGCGATCGTCGAGGCTTGCTTTTTGGAGCTGGCCGAGCCCGACATTCCGACCGGGGGGGGGCGGTGCGTGGCCCGGGGGGCGAGGCGGGTGCTCTTGATCCCATATTTCCTGTCGGCCGGAGTTCATCTGCTCCGCGATCTGACGGCGGCGCGCGACGCGCTCGCCGTGGCGCATCCCAAAGTCGAATTTTTGCTCGGCGCGCCGCTGGGTCCGCACCCGCTGCTCGATCAACTGGTCGAGGTTCGGATCGACGAGATCGGCCGTAATGTCGGCGCCGTCACGGCCTCGGCTCTAGAAAACGCCGACCGCTATCGGCCGATGGGAGACCGGATGGAAGGGTCGGGCTGA
- a CDS encoding DegT/DnrJ/EryC1/StrS family aminotransferase, whose translation MSVPYEPVNVPALNLRAQYQTIRDEIEPVVRQVLETQGFVMGPEVSSLEAEISEYVGAAHSVGCASGTDALLLPLMAIDLAPGEEVVTTPYTFFATGGSIWRTGARPVFVDIEPDTYNIDPAKIEAAITPRTRAIIPVHLYGQTADMAPIREIADRHGLMVLEDAAQAIGAAYHGARAGTLGTAAAFSFYPSKNLGGFGDGGMVSTDDPVLAHRMARLRVHGMEPKYHHHEVGLNSRLDALQAAVLRVKLRHLDDWTTARREVADRYRSLFASHGLDELVKLPVERPGNFHVYNQFVVRVPGSIRDEFREFLVGRRIGTEIYYPIPLHLQVCFASLGYKLGDFPNSEAAARETIALPIYPELSEEEQRYVVGSMRKFLHEHAYASLSTDHRAA comes from the coding sequence ATGTCCGTTCCCTATGAACCGGTCAATGTGCCGGCCCTGAATCTGCGCGCCCAGTATCAGACGATCCGCGACGAGATCGAGCCGGTCGTCCGGCAGGTCCTGGAGACCCAGGGCTTCGTGATGGGCCCCGAGGTTAGCAGCCTGGAAGCCGAGATCAGCGAATACGTCGGCGCGGCCCACTCTGTCGGCTGTGCGTCCGGCACCGACGCCCTGCTGCTGCCGCTGATGGCCATCGACCTGGCCCCCGGCGAAGAGGTCGTCACCACGCCCTACACCTTCTTCGCCACCGGCGGTTCGATCTGGCGCACCGGCGCCCGGCCCGTGTTCGTCGACATCGAGCCCGACACGTACAATATCGACCCGGCCAAGATCGAAGCCGCGATCACCCCGCGCACCCGGGCGATCATCCCGGTCCACCTGTACGGCCAAACTGCCGACATGGCGCCGATCCGCGAGATCGCCGATCGCCACGGCCTGATGGTGCTCGAAGACGCGGCGCAGGCGATCGGGGCCGCGTATCACGGCGCTCGGGCCGGCACGCTGGGGACGGCGGCCGCATTCAGCTTCTATCCTTCGAAGAACCTCGGCGGGTTCGGCGACGGCGGCATGGTCAGCACCGACGATCCGGTCCTGGCCCATCGCATGGCCCGGCTGCGGGTCCACGGCATGGAGCCGAAGTACCATCACCACGAGGTCGGCCTGAACTCGCGGCTCGACGCTCTGCAAGCGGCCGTGCTCCGGGTCAAGCTTCGCCACCTCGACGATTGGACGACCGCCCGCCGCGAGGTCGCCGACCGCTACCGCAGCTTGTTCGCCTCGCACGGGCTCGATGAGCTGGTCAAGCTTCCCGTCGAGCGGCCGGGCAACTTCCACGTCTACAACCAGTTCGTCGTCCGCGTCCCGGGCTCGATCCGCGACGAATTCCGCGAGTTCCTGGTCGGACGCCGGATCGGGACCGAGATCTACTACCCGATCCCGCTCCACCTCCAGGTCTGCTTCGCGTCGCTCGGCTACAAGCTCGGCGACTTCCCCAACTCCGAGGCCGCCGCCCGCGAGACGATCGCCCTGCCGATCTACCCCGAGCTGTCCGAGGAAGAACAGCGGTACGTCGTCGGCTCGATGCGGAAATTCCTCCACGAGCACGCTTACGCGTCGCTGTCCACTGACCACCGGGCCGCCTGA